From one Pedobacter faecalis genomic stretch:
- a CDS encoding RNA polymerase sigma factor — protein MVYKSFYGYIIGVILRYVNNRDDAEELVNDSFIKIFKNIAQFSFPKEDDQLQKAFKGWIARISSRTAIDFLRARKEFTSIDDIAEGDQPVTHLNAITQLNVRDIMSLLNALPETQRLIFNMYEIEGFSHDEISRALSISESSSRVYLTRAKTRLRDLYVKNLSHVYATN, from the coding sequence ATGGTCTACAAATCATTTTACGGATACATTATTGGGGTTATTTTACGCTATGTAAACAACCGCGATGACGCGGAGGAACTTGTCAACGACAGTTTTATTAAGATATTTAAAAACATCGCACAATTCAGTTTTCCTAAAGAGGACGACCAGCTTCAGAAGGCTTTCAAGGGATGGATTGCCAGAATATCATCCCGAACTGCGATCGATTTTCTCAGAGCCAGAAAAGAGTTTACCTCAATAGACGATATTGCAGAGGGCGACCAGCCAGTTACCCATCTAAACGCCATCACTCAACTTAACGTGCGGGACATCATGAGCCTGCTCAATGCCCTCCCGGAAACCCAGCGCCTTATTTTCAATATGTATGAAATCGAAGGCTTCTCGCACGATGAGATTTCCAGGGCACTGAGTATCTCTGAAAGCTCGAGCAGGGTTTATCTTACCAGAGCCAAGACAAGGCTGAGGGATTTATATGTTAAAAATTTAAGTCATGTTTATGCGACCAACTGA